CCCTTCATCAATATGGTGTGCGGTTTCGTTGGTTTCGATGAATTCATGACCAAAGGTGACCCCCATTTCTTAGCCAACGTAGCCAAGCTGAGCTTTGTTCTTGCGGCTTTCCATACTATATTCAACATCACCAACACATGTATTCTGGTGGGCTTTATCAAGCAGATTGAAAAGATAGTCTGCTTCGTTATCAAGCCTAAGGCACAAGCCGACGAAGATGAATTCCGCCTGCATTTCATCCAGACGGGTATCATGAAGACCCCCGAACTCTCTGTTCTTGAGGCCCAAAAAGAAATAACCAGCTTCGCAGAGCGCATTCATCGCATGTTCGGAATGGTGCAGACACTGCTCATAGAAAAGGATGAGAAAGCCTTTCTAAAGGTATATAGCCGCATTGAAAAATACGAAGGAATCAGCGACAACATGGAAGTTGAGATCGCAAACTACCTGAATGAAGTGAGCGATTCGCATCTGAGCGACGAGACCAAGGCTAAGATCAGAGCCATGCTTCGTGAGATAAGCGAGATAGAAAGTATCGGAGACAGCTGCTTCAACATGGCCCGCACGATTAATCGGCGCTTTACAAGCAAGGAAGATTTCACTCCCCAGCAGTATGAACACATTCATCAGATGTTCAATCTGACGAATAATGCGCTTGAACAAATGAACTACATGTTCAATCACACCCGTGAAACCATCGACGTGAACCATTCATTCAACATCGAGAATGAAATCAACAACTATCGCGATCAGCTGCGAACACAGAACATTAATGATGTCAATTCACATGCCTATACCTACACTATCGGCACGATGTACATGGATCTTATCCAGGAATGTGAGAAACTTGGCGACTATGTTGTTAATGTAGTTGAGGCACGAATGAATACCAAACAGCGAGAGGTGTAAGGTAAACATGGAACCACAACTACGCTATTCCCCCTCGCTATGTGTGAATAGTTATGCCATGAATTTATGGAAATTACATTATGAAATCTACATATCAACGCCATAAACGTTGTGCAGTTGATAACCCAGGGTTGCCAAACGATAGTGCAGGCTCCCCTGGGTTATTATGTATTTTATGGGGAACAATGGTCATCGGTGTTGCGCTTTCCCTCTTAAGTCACTATTAAATCATGGCGTAAAATGATGCAAATTGTCGTGTGATTTGCCGTATTTAACCGCATGGAATGACGCATTTCAGCCATTTATCGCACCTTTTTCACATTCTCTTCTGACTACTTTTATTCTTTGTTATATTCCTAATAAGCTTCGTCTTCCATGACTTTCACAGGCTAAATAATTAAAGAAGGCATAGTGAATTGCAATATACAAGTAGATGGTCTGGTTAAAGAGGCGAGACTATAAGCATAAAAAAGAGGCTTCAGGGATAATTTCTTGCAGCCTCTTTTCTTTTGAAGCAGATCATTTATTTAATGAACTTATGCGATGCAAGCATATTCTTTGGGTTGAGAGCTTCGTCAAGTTCTTCTTTCGATAGTAAGCCTTTTTCGAGTACAATGTCGTAAACGGAGCGGTTAGTCTCAAGGGCTTCCTTCGCAACCTTTGTGCTATTCTTGTATCCAATGTATGGATTGAGCGCAGTAACGATGCCGATTGAGTTCTTAACCATTTCGTAACAACGCTCTTTGTTGACTGTAATGCCGAGCACACATTCCTCAGTTAACGTGTCAACAGCATTGTGAAGCCACCATAAACTCTCGAAGAGACACTCGGTGATTACAGGCTCCATAACGTTCAAATCAAGTTGACCTGCCTCGGCAGCAAACGTTACTGTGGCATCGTTTCCAAAGACTTTAAAGCATACTTGATTAGTAACTTCTGGGATGATGGGATTGACTTTACCCGGCATAATCGATAACCTGGGCCCTTAGGAGACAGATTTATCTCGTTAAGACCACAGCGCGGACCAGATGCCATGAGGCGGAAGTCGTTGCAAATCTTAGAGAGTTTCACTGCCAAACGCTTCAAAGCACCACTGAAACTGACGTAAGCGCCGGTGTCAGGAGTAGCTTCTACAAGGTCGATTGCAGACACAAAAGGTTCTCCTGTGAGTTTACTTAAGTTGGCAGCACATAGCTTTGCAAAGCCCGGTACAGCGTTTAGACCTGTTCCAATGGCTGTACCGCCCATGTTAATCTCATGTAAGAGTTTGATGTTTCGTTCTATATTGAGAATTTCTTCCTCAAGATTGTTGACATAAGCATTAAACTCTTGGCCCGCCGTCATAGGTACTGCATCCTGCAATTGGGTACGTCCCATCTTCAAAACATCCTTGAACTCTTCGCCCTTATAACG
The nucleotide sequence above comes from Segatella oris. Encoded proteins:
- a CDS encoding Na/Pi cotransporter family protein, translated to MSIWIIFRLIGALALLMFGMKSMSDSLQKMAGPQLRHVLGAMTTNRFTGILTGTFITAAVQSSTATTVMTVSFVNAGLLTLAQAISVIMGANIGTTLTAWIMSAGFSFNITDFVWPAFFIAIILIYSKKRKIIGDFIFGVSFMFLGLGTLRQTGIDMDLAHNQPVLDFFASFDPNSFVTTIVFLLIGSVLTMCVQSSAAIMAITMILCSSGVLPIYQGIALVMGENIGTTVTSNIAALTANTQARRAAFAHMFFNVFGVIWMLLVFKPFINMVCGFVGFDEFMTKGDPHFLANVAKLSFVLAAFHTIFNITNTCILVGFIKQIEKIVCFVIKPKAQADEDEFRLHFIQTGIMKTPELSVLEAQKEITSFAERIHRMFGMVQTLLIEKDEKAFLKVYSRIEKYEGISDNMEVEIANYLNEVSDSHLSDETKAKIRAMLREISEIESIGDSCFNMARTINRRFTSKEDFTPQQYEHIHQMFNLTNNALEQMNYMFNHTRETIDVNHSFNIENEINNYRDQLRTQNINDVNSHAYTYTIGTMYMDLIQECEKLGDYVVNVVEARMNTKQREV